Proteins encoded in a region of the Metamycoplasma alkalescens genome:
- a CDS encoding M42 family metallopeptidase, whose translation MDKKEQFKNRLIKYMNIEAMSRYEEPVVNELKDELKSLDFEISRDNLGSVIFRKKSKNPNPIRIMIAAHMDEVGFIVRNIDKKGQLFLSPVGGIWPSSVIGTKAKLVTDENKTFFGVFGHTSIHIMQESEISKAITNNELYADFGFKSEEDAISQGAGVGDLVYMSGETIFFNDPNLIGGKAMDNRAGVTVLEYVAKEIATKNLDVELYLVGTAQEEVGTRGARTSVSLIKPQIAIALDTCASHDTPNTIPGNTSLYKGAALRIKDRGTMMDPKLVKVFQNIAKKYQIPTYKFVAMGGGTDAHELQFAHGGAATLTISLPQRYLHSPIGVCAISDLIAAGDLLIHFLEDFNEATWKEIKYN comes from the coding sequence ATGGATAAAAAAGAACAATTTAAAAATCGTTTAATTAAATATATGAATATTGAAGCTATGTCGCGTTATGAAGAACCCGTCGTAAATGAACTTAAAGACGAATTAAAAAGTCTTGATTTTGAAATAAGTCGTGATAATTTGGGTTCAGTTATTTTTAGAAAAAAATCAAAAAATCCAAATCCAATTCGCATCATGATTGCTGCACATATGGATGAAGTTGGTTTTATTGTGCGTAATATTGATAAAAAAGGACAATTATTTTTATCTCCAGTTGGAGGAATTTGACCTTCTTCTGTGATTGGAACAAAAGCGAAATTAGTAACTGATGAAAACAAAACTTTTTTTGGTGTATTTGGACATACAAGTATTCATATTATGCAAGAAAGCGAAATATCAAAAGCAATTACTAATAATGAATTATATGCTGATTTTGGGTTTAAATCTGAGGAAGATGCAATTTCACAAGGTGCTGGTGTTGGTGATTTAGTTTATATGTCAGGTGAAACGATTTTCTTTAATGACCCTAACTTAATTGGGGGCAAAGCAATGGATAATCGGGCAGGAGTCACGGTGTTAGAATATGTTGCAAAAGAAATTGCAACTAAAAATTTAGATGTTGAATTATATCTAGTTGGAACAGCGCAAGAAGAAGTTGGAACAAGAGGCGCCAGAACAAGTGTTTCGTTAATTAAACCTCAAATTGCAATTGCTTTGGATACTTGTGCTTCACATGATACCCCAAATACAATTCCTGGAAATACAAGCTTATATAAGGGTGCTGCATTAAGAATTAAGGATCGCGGAACAATGATGGATCCAAAATTAGTAAAAGTTTTTCAAAATATTGCAAAAAAATATCAAATTCCAACCTATAAATTTGTTGCGATGGGTGGTGGTACTGATGCTCATGAACTACAATTTGCCCACGGTGGCGCAGCAACACTAACAATTTCACTTCCGCAAAGATATTTACATAGTCCAATTGGTGTTTGTGCAATTTCAGATTTAATTGCAGCCGGGGATTTATTAATTCATTTTCTTGAAGATTTTAATGAAGCAACATGAAAAGAAATTAAATATAACTAA
- the greA gene encoding transcription elongation factor GreA produces MEDKKNYLTKEGFEQYKKRLIYLQEEARPAVIEEIKEARNQGDLSENAEYDAARDKQAAIENEILEIQHILENVILIDEDTSGSNIVRIGSTVKLLSLTSKTVFTATIVGALDADPFNGKISNSSPLAKAILNHKVDEVVEVDAPKKYKVRIESIM; encoded by the coding sequence ATGGAAGATAAAAAAAATTATTTAACAAAAGAAGGGTTTGAGCAATACAAAAAACGGCTAATTTATTTACAAGAAGAAGCAAGACCGGCTGTTATTGAAGAAATTAAAGAAGCAAGAAATCAAGGGGATTTATCAGAAAATGCCGAATATGATGCAGCACGGGACAAACAAGCTGCAATCGAAAATGAAATTTTGGAAATTCAACATATCTTAGAAAATGTCATTTTAATTGATGAAGATACATCAGGGTCAAATATTGTTCGAATTGGTTCAACAGTCAAGTTATTGAGTCTAACATCAAAAACTGTTTTTACAGCGACAATTGTTGGTGCACTTGATGCTGATCCATTTAATGGCAAAATCTCTAATTCATCTCCTTTAGCCAAAGCAATCTTAAATCATAAGGTTGATGAAGTTGTTGAGGTTGATGCGCCAAAAAAATATAAAGTTCGAATTGAATCAATTATGTAA
- a CDS encoding BC85_0335 family putative methyltransferase: MLKFSYKASIFNNTSKLSPNTRIGLIISIFVALGIAIIVLVLSLWYKKRVSKKYLLLNEETEIAKLGEKNPNFGIVLDGIKNFYQDSLNDFFTCFVINTIYLNDYEKIYLENNNNYLALSITNLAKKEVSWNGKEDFNLNNELKNQFPDLDFSLIKNVDKLNDFADLIVLLDLKNQDLKEVIAKKIPFLKDSGMMIIENNKQEKIKKIQEIARFFDLRYETLKFKNKNVILLAKNNIKEIIEKEN; encoded by the coding sequence ATGCTAAAATTTTCTTATAAAGCTTCAATTTTTAATAATACAAGTAAATTATCACCAAACACAAGAATTGGTTTAATTATTTCGATTTTTGTTGCCTTAGGAATTGCAATTATTGTTTTAGTTTTAAGTCTTTGATATAAAAAAAGAGTCTCTAAAAAATATTTATTATTAAATGAAGAAACTGAAATTGCAAAGCTAGGAGAAAAAAATCCAAATTTTGGAATTGTTTTAGATGGAATTAAAAACTTTTATCAAGATAGTCTAAATGATTTTTTTACTTGCTTTGTGATTAATACAATTTATTTGAATGATTATGAAAAGATTTATTTAGAAAATAATAATAACTACTTAGCACTTTCAATTACTAATTTAGCAAAAAAAGAAGTATCTTGAAATGGCAAAGAAGATTTTAATCTTAACAATGAATTAAAAAATCAATTTCCAGATCTAGATTTTTCTTTGATAAAAAATGTTGATAAACTAAATGATTTTGCTGATTTAATTGTGCTTTTAGACTTAAAAAATCAAGATCTAAAAGAAGTTATTGCTAAAAAAATTCCTTTTTTAAAAGATTCAGGAATGATGATTATTGAAAATAATAAACAAGAAAAAATTAAAAAAATTCAAGAAATTGCGAGATTTTTTGATTTACGATATGAAACATTAAAATTCAAAAATAAAAATGTTATACTTTTAGCAAAAAATAATATTAAAGAAATTATTGAGAAAGAAAATTAA
- the ruvX gene encoding Holliday junction resolvase RuvX, with protein sequence MRKLALDLGTKTCGFAISDLNASISFALETLKFEEWHFIDVIKKIEFFLYESQYKNEIDCIVLGYPLRMDLSKSPRTFMVEKFKKRLEAIIPIEIVLQDERQSTIAAENILFEAGLNGKQRKQKKDALAAQIILEDFLKKESNK encoded by the coding sequence ATGCGCAAATTAGCTTTAGATTTAGGGACAAAAACATGTGGATTTGCAATTAGTGATTTAAATGCTTCAATTTCATTTGCGCTTGAAACATTAAAGTTTGAAGAATGACATTTTATTGATGTGATTAAAAAAATTGAATTTTTTTTGTATGAAAGTCAATATAAAAATGAAATTGACTGCATTGTTTTGGGATATCCTTTGCGAATGGATTTATCTAAAAGTCCGCGCACATTTATGGTTGAAAAATTTAAAAAACGTTTAGAAGCAATCATTCCAATTGAAATTGTTTTGCAAGACGAAAGACAAAGTACAATTGCTGCTGAAAATATTTTATTTGAAGCAGGATTAAATGGGAAGCAAAGAAAACAAAAAAAAGATGCGCTAGCAGCACAAATAATCTTAGAAGATTTTTTAAAAAAGGAGTCAAACAAATAA
- the alaS gene encoding alanine--tRNA ligase: MLSSKEIRQMWLDFFASKNHLVIESKSLIPQNDPSLLWINSGVATLKDYFSGKKVPPAKRLTNSQRSIRTNDIENVGVTSRHHTFFEMLGNFSIGDYFKNEAIAFAYEFIFDVLKLEKEKIYITYFEKDLDTYQKWIDLGIDKTHLIKGSKEQNFWDVGQGPCGPDTEIFYDRGEKYDSRGIELLKNDLENDRYIEIWNIVFSQFNNDGENNYTELATKNIDTGAGLERIVSIMQDAPTNFDTDLFLPIIKEVEKLTKFHYDINNYFVKNPAQTKINTLFKIIADHIRASVNAIGDGVKPSNVGRGYIIRRLIRRSYRSGISLGIEEKAFLYKLVAAVKNSLIYDFDVNEVTKVIKEEEEIFAKTIQDGEKLLENELEKNGFIDAKTAFKMFDTYGFPIELTKEILKEKNIEINLNEFQEYLKKHQEKSRANTEVGMQKVINSLSLVPNKVSEFIGYDFLESKSKILYLLNEEEKIKQTTSDNDLSYLILDKTPFYATSGGQNHDFGYMLQNNNYIEVLDVFKDKFWNHVHVVKGKINQEDAITCYVDAYKRINYARNHSSTHIMFHALRKTYQNDVIEQLGSNIHFDHFTFDFGLDHRPTKTEIKNIENIMNDYIAMHAKRNYIITSVKKAQELGAYMTIAESEYHDANSVRVVEFEGITKDLCGGTHVENSSIIENFKIVSVDSKGSGIYRLRVITSNEFVNSYLENEIKAKQELLENLIRNNQQLKADYVISFEKSIPKSVKNKEELLEAYEQIEHQIREDYKKILKEKNNQIIDVSLYQSQLVNDKKIFFVFENEINNLRKITIELREKNPDAIIFGLIETKNNNYFLILNSIKFDTSLIFKNILNKFDGKGGGNQKVSQGSIATNLAKNQLIDVLKELI, translated from the coding sequence ATGCTTTCATCAAAAGAAATTAGGCAAATGTGATTAGATTTTTTTGCTTCAAAAAATCATTTAGTTATTGAATCAAAATCATTAATTCCCCAAAATGATCCCTCACTTTTATGAATAAATTCTGGTGTTGCTACTTTAAAAGATTATTTTAGTGGCAAAAAAGTTCCTCCAGCAAAAAGACTAACTAATTCTCAGCGTTCAATTCGAACAAATGATATCGAAAATGTTGGGGTGACTTCAAGACATCATACTTTTTTTGAAATGCTTGGTAATTTCTCAATTGGTGACTATTTTAAAAATGAAGCAATTGCATTTGCATATGAATTTATTTTTGATGTTCTAAAATTAGAAAAAGAAAAAATTTATATTACATATTTTGAAAAAGATCTTGATACATATCAAAAATGAATTGATTTAGGAATTGATAAAACACATCTAATTAAGGGTTCAAAAGAACAAAATTTTTGGGATGTTGGTCAAGGACCTTGTGGACCAGATACAGAAATTTTTTATGACCGTGGAGAAAAATACGATTCGCGGGGAATTGAGTTATTAAAAAATGATCTTGAAAATGATCGCTATATTGAAATTTGAAACATTGTTTTTTCACAATTTAATAATGATGGGGAAAACAATTACACAGAATTAGCAACAAAAAATATTGATACTGGGGCGGGTTTAGAAAGAATTGTTTCAATTATGCAAGATGCTCCGACAAATTTCGATACAGATTTATTTTTACCAATTATTAAAGAAGTTGAAAAATTAACAAAATTTCATTATGATATTAATAATTATTTTGTCAAGAATCCAGCCCAAACTAAAATCAATACATTATTTAAAATTATTGCTGACCATATTCGGGCAAGTGTAAATGCAATTGGTGATGGTGTTAAACCATCCAATGTTGGAAGAGGCTATATTATTCGGCGTTTAATAAGAAGATCCTACCGCTCAGGAATCTCGCTTGGAATTGAAGAAAAAGCTTTCTTGTATAAATTAGTTGCCGCTGTGAAAAATTCTTTAATTTATGATTTTGATGTTAATGAAGTAACAAAAGTAATTAAGGAAGAAGAAGAGATATTTGCTAAAACAATTCAAGATGGTGAAAAGCTTTTAGAAAATGAACTTGAAAAAAATGGTTTCATTGATGCAAAAACAGCGTTTAAAATGTTTGACACATATGGTTTTCCAATTGAATTAACAAAAGAGATTCTTAAAGAAAAAAATATTGAAATTAATCTAAATGAATTTCAAGAATATTTAAAAAAACACCAAGAAAAATCACGAGCAAATACTGAAGTTGGAATGCAAAAAGTAATTAATTCATTATCATTAGTTCCAAATAAAGTCTCAGAATTTATTGGTTATGATTTTTTAGAATCAAAATCAAAAATTTTGTATTTATTAAATGAAGAAGAAAAAATTAAACAAACAACTTCAGATAATGATCTCTCTTATTTAATTTTGGATAAAACTCCTTTTTATGCAACAAGTGGGGGTCAAAATCATGATTTTGGCTATATGTTGCAAAATAATAATTACATTGAAGTTTTAGATGTTTTTAAAGATAAATTTTGAAACCATGTGCATGTTGTTAAAGGGAAAATTAATCAAGAAGATGCAATTACTTGCTATGTTGATGCTTATAAACGAATTAATTATGCAAGAAATCACAGTTCAACACACATTATGTTTCATGCATTGAGAAAAACATATCAAAACGATGTAATCGAGCAATTAGGTTCAAATATTCATTTTGATCACTTTACATTTGATTTTGGTTTGGACCATCGTCCAACAAAAACTGAAATTAAAAATATTGAGAATATCATGAATGATTACATTGCTATGCATGCAAAAAGAAATTATATTATTACTTCTGTTAAAAAAGCTCAAGAGTTAGGAGCTTATATGACAATTGCAGAATCAGAATATCATGATGCAAATAGTGTTCGTGTTGTTGAGTTTGAAGGAATTACAAAAGATCTTTGTGGTGGGACCCATGTTGAAAATTCATCGATAATTGAAAATTTCAAAATTGTTTCAGTTGATTCAAAAGGAAGTGGAATTTATCGTTTGAGAGTTATTACATCAAATGAATTTGTTAATTCATATTTAGAAAATGAAATAAAAGCAAAACAAGAACTACTAGAAAATTTAATTAGAAACAACCAACAACTAAAAGCTGACTATGTAATTTCATTTGAAAAATCAATTCCTAAATCAGTTAAAAATAAAGAAGAACTTTTAGAAGCTTATGAACAAATTGAGCACCAAATTCGAGAAGATTATAAAAAAATTCTGAAAGAAAAAAATAATCAAATCATTGATGTTAGTTTGTATCAATCCCAATTAGTTAATGACAAAAAAATCTTTTTTGTTTTTGAAAATGAAATTAATAATTTAAGAAAAATTACAATTGAGTTGCGTGAAAAAAACCCTGATGCAATCATTTTTGGTTTGATTGAAACAAAAAATAACAATTACTTTTTAATTCTTAATTCAATCAAGTTTGATACTTCCTTAATTTTTAAAAATATTCTTAATAAATTTGATGGTAAAGGTGGGGGAAATCAAAAAGTAAGTCAAGGATCGATTGCAACAAATTTAGCAAAAAATCAATTAATTGATGTCCTTAAGGAATTAATTTAA
- the mnmA gene encoding tRNA 2-thiouridine(34) synthase MnmA — MSKKIILGMSGGVDSSVCAYLLLKQGYDVEGLFMRNWDSFLNHDFLGNEDLKNDICPQEQDYLDAKNVANQLGIKLHRVDFVKEYWDNVFQYLINEYKVGRTPNPDIFCNKYIKFKAFADYAFDHLNADYIAMGHYAKTVDGELFKAKDDSKDQSYFLAQLSNEQLKKTIFPLANLTKKEVREIANKLNLATAQKKDSTGICFIGERNFAKFLENYIPAQPGNIIDIHSKKIVGNHFGAMYYTIGQRKGLNLGGFAKPYFVVGHDIAKKIIYVANDDHPEYLLSDKLIGINWNLIAKEYGQTNLSAKFRYRQKDIPCEIRILETNQIEVTYPATEAVTPGQEVVIYENNKVIGAAIIDQVFFKNTKKDYL, encoded by the coding sequence ATGTCTAAGAAAATAATTTTGGGAATGAGTGGTGGTGTTGATTCAAGTGTTTGTGCATATTTGTTGCTAAAGCAAGGGTATGATGTTGAAGGACTTTTCATGCGCAATTGAGATTCATTTTTAAACCATGATTTTTTAGGAAATGAAGATTTAAAAAATGATATTTGTCCCCAAGAACAAGATTATTTAGATGCAAAAAATGTTGCTAATCAACTTGGAATTAAATTGCACCGCGTTGATTTTGTAAAAGAATATTGGGATAATGTTTTTCAATATTTAATCAATGAATACAAAGTTGGTCGTACACCAAATCCAGATATTTTTTGTAACAAATATATCAAATTTAAAGCTTTTGCTGATTATGCTTTTGATCATTTAAATGCTGATTATATTGCTATGGGTCATTATGCTAAGACAGTTGATGGGGAATTATTTAAAGCAAAAGATGATTCTAAAGACCAATCATATTTTTTAGCACAACTAAGTAATGAACAACTAAAAAAAACAATTTTTCCTTTAGCAAATTTAACAAAAAAAGAAGTCAGAGAAATTGCAAATAAATTAAATTTAGCTACAGCACAAAAAAAAGATTCAACAGGTATTTGTTTTATTGGTGAACGTAATTTTGCAAAGTTTTTAGAAAATTATATTCCAGCGCAACCAGGGAATATTATTGATATTCATTCTAAAAAAATTGTTGGAAATCATTTTGGAGCAATGTATTACACAATTGGTCAAAGAAAAGGCCTAAATTTGGGTGGATTTGCAAAACCATATTTTGTTGTGGGGCACGACATTGCAAAAAAAATTATTTATGTTGCCAATGATGATCATCCTGAATATTTATTATCAGACAAATTAATTGGAATTAATTGAAATTTAATTGCAAAAGAATATGGTCAAACAAATCTAAGTGCAAAATTTCGTTATCGCCAAAAAGATATTCCTTGTGAAATTAGAATTTTAGAAACAAATCAAATTGAAGTTACATACCCTGCAACTGAAGCAGTCACACCCGGTCAAGAAGTTGTAATTTATGAAAACAATAAGGTTATTGGCGCCGCAATCATTGATCAAGTTTTTTTCAAAAACACCAAAAAAGATTATTTATAA
- a CDS encoding DUF2179 domain-containing protein → MNKELKKLDKKITKNKLSAEAKQKQKADKMAILNPQKVNIFNIWKKYPKKVMWMLLSSFLYNIGLTIFLKKAATIASGTSSLSQIITFTAPATAQFFGLFYVLVNLPLMFAFWKLNPRMFMVLTYYWMFFQIIVQLIFIEYNGRGSNPIVNFINQKISFYNPIGQTNYYWDPFGFDTRVLTKLQNEDPNNISNILNVAMGNEVEGLSQSGKEIAIYLQNQFGGNDLKNIVDNIGDIQQSVGIKNINLNNLIPQILNGKNQTKIYGIYDGQNWPVIFYAILGALTEGFASIIAWRQRGSIGGSSVISNYIAYKNKKPVGNAFLLVSICFSAFSTIVVGSLEYTRNITGHVWDGNLFLVRILGTIAYLLVFTILVNKFYPKYKKVKIEIYSKYPELIAEQFKKINYVHPFNIFNGVGGFSHNEFGKIETVALFFERDIILEEVKKVDKSAWITISSIHGISGQFDTSFVD, encoded by the coding sequence ATGAACAAAGAATTAAAAAAACTCGATAAAAAAATTACCAAAAATAAACTTTCAGCTGAAGCAAAACAAAAACAAAAAGCTGATAAAATGGCAATTCTAAATCCCCAAAAAGTTAACATCTTCAATATTTGAAAAAAATACCCTAAAAAGGTAATGTGGATGTTACTTAGTTCATTTTTATATAATATTGGTCTAACAATTTTTCTAAAAAAAGCTGCAACAATTGCTTCTGGAACTTCGTCATTATCACAAATTATTACTTTTACAGCCCCAGCAACAGCACAATTCTTTGGACTATTTTATGTATTAGTAAACTTACCGCTGATGTTTGCTTTTTGAAAATTAAATCCACGAATGTTTATGGTCTTAACTTATTATTGAATGTTTTTTCAAATCATTGTGCAATTAATTTTTATTGAATATAATGGTCGTGGTTCAAATCCTATTGTTAATTTTATTAATCAAAAAATTTCTTTTTATAATCCAATTGGACAAACAAATTATTATTGGGATCCTTTTGGTTTTGATACCCGTGTTCTTACAAAATTACAAAATGAAGATCCAAATAATATAAGCAATATTCTAAATGTTGCAATGGGCAATGAGGTTGAAGGATTAAGTCAATCAGGTAAAGAAATTGCAATTTATTTACAAAATCAATTTGGTGGAAATGATTTGAAAAATATAGTCGATAATATTGGGGATATTCAACAATCAGTGGGCATAAAAAATATTAATCTTAATAATTTAATTCCACAAATTTTGAATGGAAAAAATCAAACAAAAATTTATGGAATTTATGATGGACAAAATTGACCTGTTATTTTCTATGCGATTCTTGGTGCTCTAACTGAAGGATTTGCTTCAATTATTGCTTGAAGACAAAGAGGTTCAATTGGGGGGTCTTCAGTTATTTCAAACTATATTGCTTATAAAAATAAAAAGCCAGTTGGCAATGCATTCTTATTAGTTTCAATTTGTTTCTCAGCATTTTCAACAATTGTTGTTGGATCTCTTGAATATACAAGAAATATTACTGGACACGTTTGAGATGGAAATTTATTTTTAGTAAGAATTTTAGGTACAATTGCATACTTACTTGTCTTTACAATTTTGGTAAATAAATTTTATCCAAAATATAAAAAAGTAAAAATTGAAATCTATTCAAAATACCCAGAATTAATTGCTGAACAATTTAAGAAAATTAATTATGTGCATCCATTTAATATTTTCAATGGTGTTGGTGGATTTAGTCATAATGAATTTGGTAAAATTGAAACAGTTGCTTTATTTTTTGAAAGAGATATTATTTTGGAAGAAGTCAAAAAAGTTGATAAAAGTGCATGAATAACAATTTCAAGTATTCATGGTATATCTGGTCAATTTGATACATCGTTTGTTGATTAA
- the dnaB gene encoding replicative DNA helicase: MDKRSLSSKEIAIANNEASLLGLLLISPEAYLKIGVIIRPEMFHFPSHQILYNAIAEVNNNSKQFDISNLVVYLEENKQFDAIASFMMSPAEYLGYLSENAGFISEIEIYAKNIIDQYKIDRLDELVKEVEDTIKNKVFNISDLLSHIQLSLINIDISEINSTYEKIGDTANTILQQILKKEENDIGVGLKLGFPELDEVLLGLNKGDLMILAARPAMGKTAFALNIANNVAKRGKTVLFFSLEMSNPQLVQRMMAIDSSVSIARLKIKDLDIEDQRNLIHTVEDMSTWNIFINDKATLTISDISTLSKRFARNAKVDLVIIDYLQLIGDASKRSQENRQLEVAKISRSLKQLGRELECPIIALSQLSRNVEKREDKTPLISDLRESGAIEQDADRVVFLHRDDYYKNKKNNEQAQNNENDQEKVQASLTNVIVAKNRHGATKTIQLLFVPEYNRFIYDKVAKDKIKTQLDSIKRTKED; the protein is encoded by the coding sequence ATGGATAAAAGATCATTAAGTTCGAAAGAAATCGCAATTGCAAATAATGAAGCCTCATTGCTGGGGCTACTTTTAATCTCCCCTGAAGCATATTTGAAAATTGGTGTAATCATTCGTCCAGAAATGTTTCATTTTCCAAGTCATCAAATCTTATATAATGCAATTGCTGAAGTTAATAATAATTCAAAGCAGTTTGATATTTCAAACTTAGTTGTTTACTTAGAAGAAAATAAGCAATTTGATGCAATTGCTTCATTCATGATGTCACCAGCTGAGTATTTAGGTTATTTATCAGAAAATGCTGGTTTTATTAGTGAAATTGAAATTTATGCAAAGAATATTATTGATCAATATAAAATTGATCGTTTGGATGAATTAGTAAAAGAAGTTGAAGATACAATCAAAAATAAAGTTTTTAATATTTCTGATTTATTGTCGCATATTCAGCTATCATTGATTAATATTGATATATCTGAAATCAATTCAACATATGAAAAAATTGGTGACACAGCCAACACAATTTTGCAACAAATTCTAAAAAAAGAAGAAAATGATATAGGTGTAGGACTAAAATTAGGATTTCCTGAACTTGATGAAGTACTTTTAGGACTTAATAAGGGTGATTTAATGATTTTAGCAGCTCGGCCAGCAATGGGGAAAACTGCTTTTGCCTTAAATATTGCTAATAATGTTGCTAAAAGAGGGAAAACAGTATTATTTTTTAGCTTAGAAATGTCAAATCCGCAATTAGTTCAAAGAATGATGGCAATTGATTCATCAGTTTCAATTGCAAGATTGAAAATTAAAGATTTAGACATTGAGGATCAAAGAAACTTGATTCACACAGTTGAAGATATGTCAACTTGAAATATCTTTATTAATGACAAAGCAACATTGACAATTTCAGATATATCAACCTTATCAAAACGTTTTGCAAGAAATGCAAAAGTTGATTTAGTAATTATTGATTATTTGCAATTAATTGGTGATGCTTCAAAACGTTCGCAAGAAAATCGACAATTAGAAGTAGCAAAAATTTCGCGTTCATTAAAGCAATTAGGCCGTGAATTAGAATGTCCAATTATTGCATTGAGTCAATTAAGTCGGAATGTTGAAAAACGTGAAGATAAAACTCCTTTAATTTCAGATTTAAGAGAATCAGGAGCAATTGAGCAAGATGCTGACCGGGTTGTTTTTTTACACCGTGATGATTATTATAAAAATAAAAAAAATAATGAACAAGCCCAAAATAATGAAAATGATCAAGAAAAAGTTCAAGCTTCATTAACAAATGTAATTGTGGCAAAAAATCGGCATGGCGCAACAAAAACAATTCAATTACTTTTTGTTCCGGAATATAATCGTTTTATTTATGACAAAGTAGCAAAAGATAAAATTAAAACCCAATTAGATAGTATTAAAAGAACAAAGGAAGATTAG
- the rplI gene encoding 50S ribosomal protein L9, translated as MKVIIIKQYQNYKLNEIVEVNDGFAKNFLIKNGYAQPFNKQTLANLERVKKHIKEDYQKEIAEATKIKEKIELLTLNFSLKSNRNVVHGSITNKAIEKELLKKNIKIGPHALGKASYNTFGRHYINVKLHDEVTAILLIEIFEEK; from the coding sequence GTAATAATAATTAAACAATACCAAAATTACAAATTAAACGAAATTGTTGAGGTTAATGATGGTTTTGCAAAAAATTTTTTAATAAAAAATGGTTATGCGCAACCTTTTAATAAGCAAACACTAGCAAATTTAGAAAGAGTTAAAAAACATATTAAAGAAGACTATCAAAAAGAAATTGCTGAGGCAACAAAAATTAAAGAAAAAATTGAATTATTAACTCTAAATTTTTCTTTAAAATCAAATCGCAATGTTGTTCATGGTTCAATTACAAACAAAGCAATTGAAAAAGAATTGTTAAAGAAGAATATAAAAATCGGACCGCATGCGTTGGGAAAAGCTTCATATAATACTTTTGGTAGACATTATATCAATGTTAAATTGCATGATGAAGTAACAGCAATTTTATTAATTGAAATTTTTGAAGAAAAATAA